tttgaagattatcaagaagaaaacgaggaggatttcttTGACAATGAAGAACTGGATGAGGAAATAGTATATCCGGATGAAGGAGAACTACTGGTCATGCGGAGAGCTCTTATATCCAAACCAACAAAGGGAAGCAATGTTCACACAAAATGCacggttaaaggtaagatctgttcgcttatcattgatggaggaagttgcgctaatgtcgcttcaaagactaTGGTGGAAAAGCTTAATCTCACCACCACTCCACACTccgagccatacatgattcaatggttgaaacaaaacaaaggtatttctgtaaactctcaagttttactattgttttcaataagaaatagttataaggagagtcttttatgtgattttatacctatggatgcatgtcatgttttattaggaagaccttggcaatatgatagaaGACTTCTCTGCTTTTTCAATATGCCTTGAATATGGCAGCTCACTGTCAGTCCTCAGCACCTGGATATGTTGTCTTCATCTGCAATCGTCACCGTTTTGAAACCAAACCTCCTTTTCTCTCCCAAGTGTCTCTTCTCTCTTTCATCCTCCTACATATGCTGAGATGGATGATAATAGATTGCTAAAAATGCTCAAACATATTTCAGGGAATTGATACTTCCTCACATCTCTTTCAGCGAATTCAGATCAAGTTAGTTGTTATTACTTAAACATTAGTGAAATCTGTCCTTTATACTCAGGTGTTCATCGTCCcccccttaattttttttattttcttttaatatagtGCATTATGTGGTTCCCATGTATGtagatgattatgatgatgaaggCATCGAGAAATATTTTGCTGTGTTCCATCTTCTCCAACCTTTTCCatgtgttgttgttgttgaggaTTTTGGCGACTTCTTCCTTAGTAGGTATCTTCTAAAATGTTTTGGTTTTGTTAAAACCTAGTCTTGTATCATCCTTTGGTTGCATAGTTTTCTGGAAGATAATGGCTTATATTTCATTTAAGCGTGATAGCATAACAAATTGCATATTGATTATGACTGCACTATATTGATCATCATGTAACTAGATGAAGCAAGTGTCAACAAAGGTATAATAATTTTCGTGGCAGAGAGTTGGCCATGGTTTGAGTTATAGCTCTTTATCATAGTGCAATTATCCATGCCAAGTGAGTTCCTACTTTCTAGCTAGCTCTACTACAGCATTTTACAATGCCTTTGTAATCCAGTTCACCGTCTAACTTATGGTTCCTCTTTATTGATGTAATAATACTAGCAAATCAGCAACTTGTCAGCGTTTGCTCTCTGACACACATCATGGTGACTCTCCTAGGCTCCGATTTATTTACAAAAGATGGATTTCATCTATGTTATTGTTTACCATCCAAGTTAGATTGGTTTCTTCGAAATGTATATAAATCTCGTGAAGTTTCTTCTAGTTTTAGTACTTACGCATACATATTAATAATGAAGGGGTCTGATATATTCATATAGGTActtatacttatttttttttaatcaaaggTGAAAGTGATGGATCCTGCTCCTTTCTATTTAAGCATAGTGTGCGCACAACAAGAAGTGGTTCAGGTCAAAGGAGCGCCAGATACTCTATAGCTCTTCATTACCTGGTTTTGGATGCAATTGTAGATGTGTAGCTCTGATATATTTTGTCACTTGGTTAGTATCTTTAACATATTATTGCTAAAATATGTTTAGGCATTTACAACCTGAATACTTTCTAAGTGACCAGTGTACAAGTATTTAAGCATAAGAACAAATTCCCCCCCCCCCTCCAAAGTATTGCTATATAGAATTCAAGTGGtagaaaagattggattataatttattccaattatgcaaaacaaaaacaTGAACTGAATGTTAAAAATTGTATGCATTTAATTATAGAATTGAGCTCTAATTACAAGTATATGAAGAACAAAGTTATGAAAGGAAGAGCAGAAGTGTACAAAACCGGGAATAAGAAGAAAGCCATGGTGGGAGCGGTTGCAGCAGTAATACTGTTGGATGGTGTtagattttttgaaaaaagttgaagagtttttttaaaagaaaacaaaaactgaaaaacacttaaaaggAGTATCTGTGTAATGTATGTAAAGAAATTAAGCTGAAACCCAACGGTTCTTTTTAACTCACATCATACACGAGTTTGTGGGTTCAAAACCCATAACtcacacttttttctttttgtttctaCATTACTCATTAGTCATTACTGCTTTAGTGCTTCCTCATAAGTGAACGACAAAATACTAGAACAACTTCCTCATTTCCTTAAATTGTAAGACCCAAACTCTCCTAAATCCCCATCCGCCGCCGCCGTTGAGTTCACCGGTACACAATCCCGCAGTCCCGCAGGCCGCAGGCGACGCTTCATCAAGTGTTCTACCTCCATGGCTCCGTGCTCAGGTTAGTgaaatttttaaggttttgcACTCAGAATTTCGACTCTAAATCTCTAATTATTTGCCACCCAAATTGGATAATAAAGTTGTTTATCTTGAAGTTCGCCGCTTTGTTCTTATCCTGATTTAATGTTTCATATAGAATTCACTTTATAGTGTTGATTATTCGGGGTAACAATGTACATTGTATATGTTTGATAAAATGCTTATGAGAAATTTAAATGACATAATAATGGTTATGTAGGACTATTGGAACATATCATGTATTAAGTTGGATGCTTTAATTTGACTAATGTCTAATCAaatgatttaaattttaataggttgGGTTTTACAATTCaagaataaatgaaaattacctTGGATTTGCCGGTTTGGGGATTTTTCCTCTAGAAACTGAAGATTGGTTTTGTGTTCTTTGTTATAGTTTTGTCTTCAGTATAAGTcccaaatgattttttttaatatgattagccGATTAGGCGGATTaggtatattttatgtatgaatGTTCAATGTATGATTTCTGGTATGTTTTTAGCTTGATTTAGAGCATGATATAGAGCTTGATTTAGTCGATTAGCCGATTTAGAGCTTGAATGTTGTGAGTTGTGACCGGATATGTGAGTATTAGTATTTGAGTCCTATTATTTCTGtttaattgataatgattattaattctgattttctgtttaattgatattgattattgaatttattattgctatgcatattttttcatttttctatgTGTAATCTATTTGTAATCCATAATTTGAACTTATGTACTgaatatttaattattgttttttttattcctTTGTTAATTACGATTCCAAACTTCTGAAGTTTCGAACCTACACTTCGGAAATCCTGGAAACGTCACTGCTTAGTATAATGATATtaagtaggggtgttcaaaacggGTACTGGGTCGACCCGGATCCAGAAATCTGGGTACCCGCTTTTTCGAGTATCTAAAAATGTGACCCGGTTCCGACCCGGTTTtgtttatttcctaaaaattgtgttttttctttccttatttcttttaacatttttttccttatttttttataGACCGGGTCGGAAACATGATTTTTTTAAcgaaaaattttgtttttttaaaattggagctaaattaggcaaaatatataaataatttaatttagcaATTTCATactaactttgaatttgttacatataattgaatgaaaaagtgatgtatttgaaaaataattttaaaaattcaatatttaattttttcttaaaaaaatcatgtattcgataaatttaatcacgataatatatacttacatattcTATGAAGCAATATTTTTAGATattctataataataaattcGTGCATTGTATAGGTTTTTATACTAGTAATAAGATAAAACTAAATAATGCAATATCTTTACTAACTAGTTGTTACTTTGGGGatcttaaataaattctaattaTCAAGGataattttagtaaatttaCAATCTAATTGCCAATACCAAATTAAGAATAAGTCAAATTCTTGAGCTGATCATCGAATGAGATATTTTATGAAACATGCTATCAAtctaataattactaaaaaacacttattttaaaatacgccgtttgaaatattatttaaggacaataatagaatataatttaacacattactttgaattttaatacatttagttttttttagggtaaaatgattattatatattaattatatcaaatatattaagaataagcatttaaatttttttttctaaaaaaaaaaccacaaaacCGGATACCAGGTACCCGATTTTACTAAAATTGatatccggatccgacccgaatacccggtttaTAAATCGGGTACCCGGTCCGAAATACCTCGTTTTAACATATCGGGTTAATTATCCGATTTTTTAAAACGGATATCAGGTCGGGTTTTACAAACCGGGTTTTTTTGAGCACCCCTAATGTTAAGTATATAAGGAGAAAAGATAGGAACAAAAACCCTAATTAGGCCCAACCCGTCCATGTGATCAGCTCTCCATTGCAACTCACAAGTACAgactataaaaagaaagaaacccTAGgcttatattaataataatagtcgtGCAAACTCTACGCACGGCacgactattattattattataagccTAGGGTTTCTTCCTGCTCTTCTCTTATCTCACTCAGCTAATCTCTAAGGTAATTTAGTGTCTTTCTAAACTTCAATCAATCTAATTGCTTTCTAATTTCCTGTAATTTATGACTTTTTGTTTTTCCAGTACTAGTACTTGGTGTATATAATAGGACATCGTCCATAATCTTATTACTTCAAATtcaaattgttattattattgattgattgattgataatAGATAAGTTTTTTACTTTTAGGAAGTTGGATATGGATGCTGAGAAATTGATACAAAAATACCGACATGTTTCAAGGGAAGAAATAGAGGggataagaaaaagaaatgaacaCGAGGGGTTGAGTGATTCCATTGTAGAGTCTACCGTAGACATCCTTAATAGCTTGAGAGAGTATGAAAAGATAAACGGAAAAGAATCTGTTCTGGTTGGCCCTCTAATTCATTTGTTGTCGGTCAAGTTTCTACCTAATAGCTTGCAAGATACACCCCCCAACATCTCTGGTAGGATATACACTGTGTTTGGTGATTTTGAAGTTGTTGGATTAGATGGCAATGGCTTTTTGAAACTTAGCGACCGACAATCATCTTGGCCTTTGACGTGTATGCCTTATCATTGTACCCGTTTTGTGGTTGATCTTGCTATGGGGGGCAAGACTTTAGGTAAGAGATACATTTCCTGTGCTGAGGATACAACTGATTTTGAACAAGTCGAAGAGAAAGTTGTTGTTACTGATATTGGCGATTTCAGTTTGCGCTACATTGCCATGACGTTTGCTATTTATGATCGTGTGCAAGTGACCTTTCATCACAAGCACGATTGTAAGTTAGAGGGTGCAAATCACAGTTTCCTTGACATCAAGGGAAAAATCATTGCAAGTTATGGCGGCAACACTTGCAATTCAGAAGCCTGTATTCTCTTTGATAAAGAATCTGATGAGTTTCAACGACTTGATTTTAAGAAACAGGTGTATCCTCTAGAAAGTGTTGACATGAATTTGTCTCGATGTTGGGTTGGTTTACCGGCATATTCATCGATTATTCTTGATGTAAATCTAATGGAACACGGATCGGGTCACAAACTTGTTAAAGAAATCTTGGAATTTCATGCTggaaacaaatatttttcatataaatcCTTTATTGTTGGTGACATCGTCATCAAAGTTGGTGTGTTATGGAATTCACCAATGCAAAATGACAAGGAGCGTGATATAATGTCTGAAGATGAGGTATTTTAAAGATTTGGTCGTTTTGTTGTCTATTTTTCCTTCTACTATGACTAATCTGTATCATATTCATGTCTCAACAAGTCTTCTGAGGAGCATATGTGTGCACAAGGGACACTTGAAGACGATGGTGATGATGAGCAAATGATTGAGGTCTAATAATGTTTCTCTCAAACAACATTAATATCTTTAGATTACTATTTTTGCACGGATCTAACAATATTCTCTCGTTTCTTGTGTAGTCTGGTGTAGCCGAAGCATCATCAAAACTCACGCGCCCTTGGTATGCATTctgttttatatttatttttaagagaTATACTTTGATTATAAATGTGAgagatattttatattaaagtGTAACATCTATTTCGTTCCAGGGGAATAATTAGATATACATGCATGTTTAAGCATACTGTTACTATTAGTTTGGTCATTGTTTTATACAATCTGTTTTTTCCCCCAGCTAATTCTTTAATAAGAAGAATTTTAATCAAagattataaaaagaaagaaacactaggcttataataataataatagtcgtGCAGACTCGTGCTCTACTCCTGCTGCTCTTCTCTTATCTCACTCAGCTAATCTCTAAGGTAATTTATAGGGGTGTTAAAAAAAATCCGGTTTGTAAAACCCGACCTGATATCCGTTTTAAAAAACCGAATAATTAATCCGATTTGTTAAAATGGGATATTTCGGACCGGGTACCCGATTTAtaaaccgggtattcgggtcggatccggatatCAATTTTAGTAAAATCGGGTACCTGGTATCCGGTTTtgtggttttttttaaaaaaaaaaaatttaaatgcttattattaatatatttgatataattaatatattataatcattttaccctaaaaaaaattaaatgtattaaaattcaaagtaatgtgttaaattatattctattattgtccttaaataatatttcaaacggcgtatttcaaaataaatgttTTCAGTAATTATTAGGTAGAAACTTGACTGACAACAAATGAATTAGAGGGCCAACCAGAATAGATTCTTTTCTGTTTATCCTTTCATACTCTGTCAAGCTATTAAGGATGTCTACGGTAGACTCTACAATGGAATCACTCAACCCCTCGtgttcatttctttttcttatccCCTCTATTTCTTCCCTTGAAACATGTCGATATTTTTGTATCAATTTCTCAGCATCCATATCCAACTTTCTAAAGTAAAAAACTTTTCTATTATCAATCAatcaaccaataataataacaatttgaattttgaagtaATAAGATTATGGACGATGCTCTATTATATACACCAAGTACTAGTactggaaaaataaaaagtcaTAAATTACAGGAAATTAGAAAGCAATTAGATTGATTTGAAGTTTAGAAAGACACTAAATTATTCTTAAGAGTGTTCTTAACGGGAGCCAAactctttttgaagaatgatgcaTGAAAGAAGCAGTAGACGTAGAATGTAGAAAGAATGATGGTTGTATGGTTGAAcaatgtattttgatttcgcCCCTAGGTTGTATCGACATTATTAGTAGGGACGTCAACTATTGTTATTTGCCTTTGTCCAAAGGGAAGCAACAAACATTGGTAGTTGTGGTACCTATGTTTATGATTTTTCGGACCATGAAACTTAAAATACTCTCATTGTGCTGTTAATCCGTGTTGTTAATCTGTTGCAACAGATTGTAGCATTTCTGTAATGCATGGGGttatttttattgactttttatcTATTCTATATTTGTTTTTCAAGTTGATATCACATATTGTCTGACTGTCTATCTCACTACCTAACTACTTCTCCATGGATTTCTGGACTGTATCTTCTGTGCCAAGAGATCTGATGCATACTATGTTATGTATGCAAGTCCTGTGTAAGAATAGCAAGCTTATATTGTTTATGCAAGATTGCATTCTTCAAAATAGAATCTGTTGCTATATCTTTTCATCCGTAACTAAGTTAAGGTTTGCTGATACTTTACAAGGCTTCAGACAACCACTGCAGGTACTACCCTTCTTTGAGCACTTTGTCCTGTTTTTATGCGTTGCTTGAATGGGATCTGAATAGTCTTGCTGCTAACTCACAATTACAAACAGGTTCAAGCACAGTGTTGTCATGTTGTGGTTCCGTTGCACAATCTCTCAAGCCTTTCCATAGCACCTATGATGGTAAGAAGAAAGGCAAAGAATCTGTATGACATCAAAAAACCCTGCTGGTAAGCTCCTTTGATATCGTTCTAAGCTTTCGTGCTGCTCGGTGTGTCATCAAGTTTTGAGTATGATATTTAACACATGCTTCTCAGCCATGCTTTCTTTAGTAACATAGATtaaatatatgtgtgtgtgtatcttTTTAAGTAATTATGCATATTATTAGAACGGCCGTCTCCTGTATGCCTGATTAGAGCTGCCCCTGTAGAAAAGAGACAGTATAAGAAATCTGCATGTGCTGTTAAGTAGAGCATTGATATTGGATTGAAAAAATTTTAGTGACTGGCTGTCTAGCTTTTTATACTGCAATCTGGGGGCTGAATTTATTTCCCTGCTGATAATTAATCAAGTTTGCTCAGCCAAGTATTTGTAATTGTATTGTTATTGGTTGTTGTGTTCTTGCTAATTTTCAGAGTTTTGAAGTATACATTTTGAGCGTTAAAATTACACTAGAAGTTTGTTCAAGAGCAACAATTGACGGGAGAAATAAACTTAACATACATTAATTTGCATTGTTAGCTATCTATGATGCGAACATGTAGTCACCGAAGCACGACATCGAAGATGAAAAACAAGTCTACACTAGATAGGTTGAAGATGAAAGACTATGCTTATACTGGCTGATTGTGTTTTAGAAACTTGAAAATTTCGGTTCTTTTATGGTTGTTCTTTCTTTGCTGTTAGATAAGACCATTCTATCTTTCTATATCAATAAGTTTCTTCCTTGATTCATTTATTCTTATGATTCCTCGGATTAAAATGATACATTATCTGTAAGCTTGTCGCCACATCTCTCAATCACAATTGTCTAAGCCCTAAGTATTGTTCTTCATATCACTAGAAGTATTATTGTCTGTTCTATTTCAGTCACCTGAATGTAAGATCAGTATAATTGCGACTTCACATTAATGTTAGTAAGTAACTAGGTAAATCTGATCATTTTGCTGTTAATCTGTGCTCAGTTATCCGATTCTATCAATTCTTGCAATGCATGggattaatatattatattcattAATCGGTGTTTTCCTTTTGAGTAGTTGAAGCACGCCCTGTCCCAAGTGAAGCGATTcagattttaaaaattatacaattaaTAGCTTAATGAAACTTATTATGTAAAAAGAGCTATAATAGATAATTTTATGACAAGGTTATATACTACTGtcaataataagatttataattgtaatttatattaatatttgaaagcgcaagcctcaaagaggttcaacaaagaaaaaaaatgaaaattataatgcaaagaaattgtaatttatattaatatttataatgaaGATTATAATTAAGAACAGAACAACGATTTTTGAAACCAAGTAAAGAGCGTAGAGAGGGGGGAGAGACTTGAAAAAGACTGACtttgaaaagaaagaaaaaaaaatggaccggttaatttattttttcactggtttagtattctttatttttatccCTTAGATCTTAATAAGATCAATGGCTATAAATGCTTCTCACCCTTTCTCATTTTGAGACCCCTTCTCTATGGAACCCTcccctacatatatatatatatatatatatatatatatatatatatatatatatatatatatatatatatatatatatatatatatatatatatatatatatatatatatacatatatatatatatatacatatatatatatatatatatatatatacatatatatatatatatatacatatatacatatatatatatatatatatatatatatacatatatatatatatatatatatatatatatatatatatatatatatatatacatatatatatatatatatatacatatatatatatatatatatatacacatatatatatatatatatatatacacatatatatatatatatatatatatacatatatatgcatatatatatatatatatatatatatatatatatatatatatatatatatatgtatatatatatatatatatatatatgtatatatatatatatatatatatatatatatatatatgtatatatatatatatatatatatatatatatatatata
The sequence above is drawn from the Amaranthus tricolor cultivar Red isolate AtriRed21 chromosome 5, ASM2621246v1, whole genome shotgun sequence genome and encodes:
- the LOC130814062 gene encoding uncharacterized protein LOC130814062 translates to MDAEKLIQKYRHVSREEIEGIRKRNEHEGLSDSIVESTVDILNSLREYEKINGKESVLVGPLIHLLSVKFLPNSLQDTPPNISGRIYTVFGDFEVVGLDGNGFLKLSDRQSSWPLTCMPYHCTRFVVDLAMGGKTLGKRYISCAEDTTDFEQVEEKVVVTDIGDFSLRYIAMTFAIYDRVQVTFHHKHDCKLEGANHSFLDIKGKIIASYGGNTCNSEACILFDKESDEFQRLDFKKQVYPLESVDMNLSRCWVGLPAYSSIILDVNLMEHGSGHKLVKEILEFHAGNKYFSYKSFIVGDIVIKVGVLWNSPMQNDKERDIMSEDESSEEHMCAQGTLEDDGDDEQMIESGVAEASSKLTRPWLQTTTAGSSTVLSCCGSVAQSLKPFHSTYDGKKKGKESV